Proteins encoded within one genomic window of Hevea brasiliensis isolate MT/VB/25A 57/8 chromosome 8, ASM3005281v1, whole genome shotgun sequence:
- the LOC131182140 gene encoding uncharacterized protein LOC131182140, whose amino-acid sequence MGGSPICSQKSPSILLLKLLLSSDKNLVSKIEWKKALSGKNSRRVLKMSQEQTSGLNMDNPFYQQALVQHLERIGTQLSNLADRIERIEQNSGNGRQNINEGQNRARGSRVNNAPPTDDWGDENDDDSDEEDDQHSAAHDDHYRPRGMRGNRGGRGGGRNLRRGNMEEARGRGRVDGNISGIKMKIPPFQGKANPDAYLEWQRKVDLIFYCHNYSEEKKVKLAVVEFTDYAIVWWDQLLTKRRRNGMRGVETWDEMKQIMRDRFVPQHYYRELHQRLQGLVQGNKSVEEYFKEMEMAMIRANVEEDREATMARFVKGLNLDIANIVELQHYVELDDMLNMAIKIEKQLKKKKAFKMGVGMNSSNNAPWKPNWKKGETYDSKAVSKEKKEETRGGEKPSVTEKGKGQNTSSGRTRDIQCFRCLGKEHYASQCPNKRVMVMRQNGEIESEDDDVDDDDASESMPPLEEASDVEHAVGGNILVVTHALSAQAKEEEGDALQRENIFHTRCLVNGKTCSMIVDSGSCVNVASTLMVAKLGMRTIKHPRPYKLQWLNECGEIKVNKQVMLAFSIGRYKDEVLCDVVPMHAGHILLGRPWQYDRKVFEDVFPEEIRNVLPPIRGKEHQIDFVPGAVIPNRPAYRTNPEEAKELQRQVEELLAKGHVRESMSPCAVPVLLVPKKDGSMRFVVSGKGIEVDEDKVRAIREWPTPKSVSDVRSFHGLASFYRRFVKDFSTIASPLNEVVKKNVGFKWGEEQENAFNSLKEKLCSASLLALPDFSKTFEIECDASGVGIGAVLKQERRPIAYFSEKLSGATLNYSTYDKEMYALVRALETWQHYLWPKEFVIHSDHGSLKYLKGQNKLNKRHAKWSEFIEGFPYVIQYKQGKENVVADALSRRHNGFLFRENKLCVPKCSIRELLVKESHVGGLMGHFGVAKTLEILKEHFYWPHMKRDVERLCARCVTCMKAKSKVRPHGQYMPLSVPSEPWVDLSMDFILGLPRTKKGHDSIFVVADRFSKMAHFIPCHKTDDASYIASLFFREIVRLHGIPRTIVSDRDVKFISHFWKVLWGKLGTKLCFSTTCHPQTDGQTEVVNRTMGTLLRAMIKKNLKAWEECIPFIEFAYNRSMHSSTGYSPFELVYGFNPLTPLDLLPLPLVWVHLRKERFATQRKSKLQPRSDEPFEVLERINDNAYKINLPDDDNSRTNSFEEGEDDEEPVAPIPHQGPITRAMAKKLQGLVHKHITKSNLLQVFGLDLEEGSQPCCTFLCIFEEPRDQVASVQVGIHVAATSANPS is encoded by the exons ATGGGTGGAAGTCCTATTTGTTCACAGAAATCACCGAGTATTCTTTTACTG AAACTACTTCTGAG TTCTGACAAGAACTTGGTAAGCAAGATTGAGTGGAAAAAGGCATTGAGTGGCAAGAACTCCAGGAGG GTGTTAAAAATGTCACAAGAACAAACTAGTGGACTTAATATGGATAATCCTTTTTACCAACAAGCACTTGTTCAACATTTGGAAAGAATTGGTACACAATTGAGCAACCTAGCTGaccgaattgaaagaattgagcaGAATAGTGGGAATGGTAGACAAAACATAAATGAAGGGCAGAACAGGGCTAGGGGATCTAGAGTGAACAATGCACCACCTACAGATGATTGGGgggatgaaaatgatgatgattcTGATGAAGAGGATGACCAGCACTCTGCTGCACATGATGACCACTATAGACCGAGAGGGATGAGAGGTAATAGGGGTGGAAGAGGTGGAGGCAGAAACTTGAGAAGAGGTAATATGGAGGAAgcaagagggagagggagagtggatGGTAACATTAGTGGGATCAAAATGAAAATTCCACCATTCCAAGGCAAAGCCAATCCGGATGCATATTTGGAGTGGCAGAGGAAGGTGGATCTCATTTTTTATTGTCACAATTATAGTGAGGAAAAGAAGGTGAAACTTGCAGTAGTTGAGTTTACAGATTATGCCATAGTTTGGTGGGATCAATTGCTCACTAAAAGAAGGAGAAATGGGATGAGGGGTGTTGAAACTTGGGATGAGATGAAGCAAATCATGAGGGACAGATTTGTACCTCAACATTACTATAGGGAGTTGCACCAAAGGTTGCAAGGGCTGGTGCAAGGAAACAAAAGTGTGGAAGAATATTTCAAGGAGATGGAGATGGCTATGATAAGAGCCAATGTAGAGGAGGATAGGGAAGCCACTATGGCTAGGTTCGTAAAGGGACTGAATCTTGATATTGCCAACATAGTGGAGCTACAACACTATGTAGAGCTTGATGACATGTTAAATATGGCAATCAAGATAGAAAAACaactaaagaagaagaaagcattcAAGATGGGTGTAGGTATGAATTCGAGCAACAATGCTCCATGGAAACCGAATTGGAAGAAGGGCGAAACTTATGATTCCAAGGCTGTTTCTAAGGAAAAGAAAGAGGAGACTAGGGGTGGAGAAAAGCCTAGTGTGACTGAGAAAGGCAAGGGACAGAATACCTCTAGTGGAAGAACTAGGGATATCCAATGTTTTAGGTGCCTAGGGAAGGAACATTATGCATCTCAATGTCCTAACAAGAGGGTGATGGTCATGAGGCAGAATGGGGAGATCGAATCAGAAGATGAtgatgttgatgatgatgatgctaGTGAGAGTATGCCTCCTTTGGAGGAAGCTAGTGATGTAGAGCATGCCGTCGGAGGTAATATTCTGGTGGTTACGCATGCACTAAGTGCACAAGCAAAGGAAGAAGAGGGAGATGCACTACAAAGGGAAAATATTTTCCACACTAGATGCTTGGTGAATGGTAAAACTTGTAGCATGATTGTAGATAGTGGTAGTTGTGTGAATGTTGCCAGCACACTCATGGTTGCGAAGCTTGGCATGCGCACCATCAAACATCCTAGACCATACAAGTTGCAATGGCTGAATGAATGTGGGGAAATTAAGGTGAACAAGCAAGTGATGTTGGCTTTTTCTATTGGAAGGTATAAGGATGAGGTGTTGTGTGATGTGGTGCCAATGCATGCTGGACATATTTTGCTAGGGAGACCATGGCAATATGATAGGAAGGTA TTtgaggatgtcttccctgaagaaatACGTAATGTGCTACCACCCATTAGAGGCAAAGAGCACCAAATAGATTTTGTGCCTGGAGCTGTAATCCCAAATAGGCCAGCCTATAGGACCAATCCGGAAGAGGCTaaggaacttcaaagacaagtggAGGAGCTTCTAGCAAAAGGCCATGTTAgggagagcatgagcccatgtgCCGTACCTGTTCTTTTGGTGCCAAAAAAAGATGGGAGcatgc GATTTGTGGTGAGTGGCAAGGGAATTGAGGTTGATGAGGACAAGGTAAGAGCCATTAGAGAGTGGCCTACACCTAAGTCCGTGAGTGATGTGAGGAGCTTCCATGGGTTGGCTAgtttttataggagatttgtaaaggACTTCAGTACCATAGCCTCACCCTTGAATGAAGTTGTAAAAAAGAATGTGGGATTCAAGTGGGGGGAAGAACAAGAGAATGCATTTAATTCACTCAAGGAGAAATTGTGTTCTGCATCTTTACttgctttacctgatttttctaaaacttttgagattgaatgtgatgcCTCTGGAGTGGGTATTGGAGCTGTTTTGAAGCAGGAAAGGAGACCAATTGCCTACTTCAGTGAGAAGCTAAGTGGGGCTACATTGAACTACTCCACTTATGACAAAGAGATGTATGCTCTGGTGCGTGCACTTGAGACTTGGCAACACTACTTGTGGCCGAAGGAGTTTGTCATTCATAGTGACCATGGGTCACTCAAGTACTTAAAGGGGCAGAACAAGCTCAACAAGCGCCATGCCAAGTGGAGTGAATTCATTGAAggtttcccatatgtgattcaatacaagcaaggcaaagagaatgtggtggctgatgcactTTCAAGGAG GCATAATGGTTTCTTGTTTAGGGAAAATAAATTATGTGTGCCTAAATGCTCAATTAGAGAGTTGCTTGTTAAAGAATCACATGTTGGTGGTTTAATGGGACATTTTGGGGTTGCAAAGACCTTAGAAATtttaaaggaacatttttattggccacaCATGAAGAGGGATGTAGAGAGATTGTGTGCTAGATGTGTGACTTGCATGAAGGCAAAGTCCAAAGTAAGGCCGCATGGTCAATACATGCCATTGAGTGTTCCTAGTGAACCTTGGGTAGATTTATCCATGGATTTCATTTTGGGTTTACCTAGGACAAAGAAAGGCCATGATAGTATTTTTGTTGTTGCTGATCGTTTTTCCAAGATGGCTCATTTCATACCATGTCACAAGACTGATGATGCATCTTACATTGCTTCTTTGTTCTTTagggagatagttagattgcatggcattcctagaacaattgttagtgatagggatgtgaaATTTATAAGCCATTTTTGGAAAGTCCTGTGGGGAAAATTAGGAACCAAACTTTGTTTCTCCACCACTTGCCATCCACAAACGGATGGGCAAACAGAAGTTGTAAATAGGACCATGGGCACTCTTCTACGtgcaatgattaaaaaaaacttgAAAGCTTGGGAGGAGTGCATACCATtcatagaatttgcatacaacaggtCTATGCATTCATCTACTGGTTATTCACCATTTGAACTTGTATATGGTTTTAACCCACTAACTCCTTTAGATTTGTTGCCTTTGCC TCTTGTATGGGTTCACTTGAGAAAGGAGAGGTTTGCTACACAAAGGAAATCAAAACTTCAGCCTAGGAGTGATGAACCTTTTGAAGTGCTAGAGAGAATTAATGACAATGCATACAAGATAAACCTTCCAG ATGATgacaattcgaggacgaattctttcgaagagggagaggatgatgaggaaccggttgcaccaattccacaccaagggccaataactagagcaatggctaagaagcttcaaggcttggtgcataagcacatcaccaagtccaacctcttgcaagtattcggtttggacttggaagagggaagccaaccttgctgtacattcctttgcatatttgaggagccaagagaCCAAGTGGCATCCGTCCAAGTTGGCATACATGTGGCAGCCACCTCAGCAAAtccatcctag